Within Candidatus Aquicultor sp., the genomic segment CAGCAAACCTTTAATACGGATAATTTCAGCTCGATTATCGTGCAGGCCAAGACCGAGGGCGACGTCAATAAAGCGAAAGACGATATTACAAAGACGCTTCTTGCAAATCACAAGATAACCAATTCGAAACTGGCCGATTTTAACGTCAACAGCTCGGCCGACCTGCTATCGACGGTCAACCAGATAACGGGTATTCTCACATCGCTTCTTGCCGGTATCGCCGCTATCTCGCTGGTGGTCGGCGGCATCGGCATTATGAACATCATGCTGGTATCGGTTACCGAAAGAACTCGTGAAATCGGCTTGCGAAAAGCCGTAGGGGCAAAGACCAGCGATATTCTCGGCCAGTTCATAGCGGAAGCGCTTTTACTAACGGTGTTCGGCGGCCTTATCGGTATCGGTTTGGGCGTTCTTGTCGGTAGGCTTATAGCGCCGAGCATAGGATTTACCCCTATCGTCACGACGAGCGCTATCCTGCTGGCTGTCGGTGTATCGAGCGCCGTCGGCCTGATCTTCGGTATCTATCCGGCGGCGAGAGCTGCGTTGCTTAATCCGATCGATGCTCTACGATACGAGTAATCGCAAAAGGCGGCTCAGGGCGCCCGGCGTGTCGGAAGCAGATATTATACCGGGGAGTTAAACGATTGCTTTTTCCGACGGAAACCCTCCTTGAATCCAACATAATAACCATAATTTTCGCCACAGTGCTCGCTATCGTTATATCGTATTTTGTGCTGCGACGTCGCAACGTACTCTACGAAGTAGCCATCGATGAGATTATCGAGCGCAAGCGCTCTGAAGAAGCGCTACAAGAATCGGAAGAGAGATACCGCACGATGTTTGAGACCATGGCGCAGGGGGCGGTCTACCAAGACGCCGAAGGCAGAATAATCACCGCTAATAAAGCTGCCGAGCGAATATTGGGACTGACGCTTGACTAGATGAAGGGTTTAACATCAACCGATCCTCGTTGGAAGGCAATTCACGAAGACAGCTCGGATTTACCCGGAGACAGACATCCTGCTATGGTAGCGCTGAAAACAGGTACAGAGGTGCGGCACGTTGTAGCGGGTATTTATAATTCTCGAGAAGAACGTCATCGATGGATCTCAGTCAACGCCATTCCGCAGCTCATATTTAACGAGGTTATGCGCTGTGCCGGTGGTAAATTATCTGACGATCTGGCGCTATTTACACTGTCGATAAAACGGTAAAAATAACGAAGAACAAGACGCCCTCACTAGGAAGGGCGTCTAACCTGATTACATCATCATTCGTTTTTGTTCTGCGGCCCACTAAGGTTCTACGCAACGCGTTTCTCAGAAGGCCCGGCTTGTGCAGCTCTCATAGAAATCATTTCTGGCAATCTGCGCATTTCAAACGCCGTTGTGATTTCCATAGTGCCGATCACGATAGCCCAGATTCCGACTACCGCGATGGTGACAGCGAGCGTTAATATCGGGCGATACAGTGCAAATAGGCCTAGAGTGGTCACTAGAATTCCTGCGGCGAGCCCGAGCCCCCAGTAGTTGATATTGTCACGATTGGCAATAGAGCCTACGATAGCCGCAATTCCTGAAATCACAAGCCAAATTCCGATAAATAAGGCTAATGTAACAAGAGAGAATGCTGCAAACGACGGATAGGCAATTATCGCGATACCGATGATGGCGCTTATAATACCTATCGTGACATTCCAGACCCTCGAACCACCGCTAGAAGATGGGGAAAACATCTGGAAAATACCTCGCACGATCAGGACCGCACCAACGAAGTATGCTAGAGAGAGCAGTGTCCAATTTATGGCTAAAATAATAATTCCAGCAATTATCGACAAGATACCGTTTGCGAGGAATAGCCACCAGCTTCTGCTAAT encodes:
- a CDS encoding PAS domain S-box protein, translating into MLFPTETLLESNIITIIFATVLAIVISYFVLRRRNVLYEVAIDEIIERKRSEEALQESEERYRTMFETMAQGAVYQDAEGRIITANKAAERILGLTLD
- a CDS encoding DUF308 domain-containing protein produces the protein MMNPTSDMNNMTRAEAEQISRSWWLFLANGILSIIAGIIILAINWTLLSLAYFVGAVLIVRGIFQMFSPSSSGGSRVWNVTIGIISAIIGIAIIAYPSFAAFSLVTLALFIGIWLVISGIAAIVGSIANRDNINYWGLGLAAGILVTTLGLFALYRPILTLAVTIAVVGIWAIVIGTMEITTAFEMRRLPEMISMRAAQAGPSEKRVA